The window agtagtgatttgaattgaaaatgtCAGGGGGGTTTCCGACGAACGTGTTGGGAGCGTCGGAGCTAACATTTCTAGACCTTCGATACAACAACTACTGCGGCCCAATTCCGGAGCAAATTTTCGACATGGACATAATCAGTGCCATTTACATCAACAACAACCAATTCAGTTCAAATCTTCCCGACAATTTAGGCAAAACTCCGGCCAAGTACCTAACATTTGCCCACAACCAATTCTCTGGATCCATCCCCAAAAGCATCGGGGACGCGAAGAAGACGATGGAAGAAATTGTGTTCTTCGATAATCAATTGGAAGGTTGCTTGCCGTTCGAGATCGGTTCATTAGAAAACGCAGTGTTGTTTGACGCCGGAAAGAATCGCCTCACGGGTCCCATTCCGCTTTCGTTTGCTTGCTTGGCTAAGGCGGAGCTTCTCTACTTGGCTGATAACCAATTGTACGGTCCTGTGCCAGAAGAGATCTGCAAGTTGCCTAATCTTGGTAACTTCACCTTGAGGAATAATTTCTTTACTCAGGTATCTACCCCAACTATCTCTAATTCCTTGTTTGAATTCCGATGCTTATGATTTACGTTTTGATATATAAGTTGTTAGGTTGGAGAATAAAAGTTGTAATATTCTTAAATGTGAGTCTCTTACCATTTTTAACTTAgctggttttcttttttatggtttGAAAATTCAGGTGGGAGCAGAATGCAAGAaactaataaagaaaaagattctAGATGTTTCAAACAATTGCATTCCAGGACTCCCAAAGCAGAGATCCAAAGAAGAATGCTTACAATTTGCATACAGGCCCAAATACTGCGGGAACGACAAGTCGTTCACTTACATTCCTTGCAAAAACAATCACTATCTTCATCCACACGTTTCTAAACCTACCGATAACATAAACTACGTGTCGCCAAAGAAAACTTATGCTGCTCTCACTCCCCCCTCCtaataattcttaattaaatctcaaaactttatcattttcattttcatttcattaataaacTACCCCTTGCTTTAATGTATTGTATAAGGCCAACTTTCACAAGTCCAAACAAATAACCTAtactgttattattattattattattattataggcCAATTTGATGCTCCATGGTCGTTGTTTATGCATTTCCCCccatatacatattatatttagatATCATTATTAGGGTTggtgtttgtttttttgttttttaatttccaactCGATTTTAGTTGACTTTTTAGATAATTGTTGACGTGTTATACTTGTGAATTATTATCCAATAAATTGTTCCCACAATCATTTTCATCTACCTCttgtctatttctttttttttttttatggttgttTCCAGTTTTCTTTACTTTGGTTAATATACTTCCaccttttattcattttataaaagttagaGAAGTAATAAACAAGAAAGACAGActctaaataaaaagaagaatatttgaCCAGCCTTAACTTAAAACAACATAACAAcgtatatttctttatttaattcaaactgaaatgagaatatatatttattttctcattttgtaATGCGATCAAAGTCCCACGTCGATTAGATAAAGGGATGATCTTAGATATATAAgtgaaaataactatttttattagtatgagatcaaaaacaaattcaagtCATGAGGGTCTATACCCAAAACggataattttaaactattgtGGAAAGTTTGTTGTTCTAACAAGTGGTATATATTAGACTCTATGTTATGGATGGACAATGTCCTCTAAGAAGAGGAATTAGCTTAGATAGAGCTTGATAGAGAGTCGAGGGGAGGATTTTTTTTGCcatagtttgtatttttttaaaaatattaaaacctactatataatatattaaaagggTTATAAGTGTTAGGAAAAACCTCTCACTTCTataggaaaattaaaaataaagaaataacaaagaaaatttacgTCAAAAAATTACTATTACCAACACCAATTACAAGagcactttttaaaaaattttatactACTCACATTCTTTTTACACTCCCAAGTTATAggatacaaaataaaatttaactaaagtCGGTAGATATATCCCATTCAACAAGTCACCAATTGAAATCCAAAAATCGCGCACAAACTCATAGTACGATTTAACCTCCCGTCACGTCCTAGACggtaaaaaatgtcattgttctCTAAATAACTAATACTTTTTATTACGATAGAAATGTCActttttgataaataaaaaaaaaacagtgcatgtttaacaaacaaaaatttgatgtgtccaaaaggaaaaaaaaatggaaattgaaaaattaaatttgtaccaaatttttttaaaaaatagtggAAAAAAATTTGGGTCATAATCTTTCACACGTAATCCTTTTATCAAACAAGGATTATAAATAATCCTCCATAATCCTCCCACGTAATTCTTGCCCCAAACAAGAATCATAAATAATTCCCCATAATCCTCAtcccaaacaaaattataatgatcattttttttttcataatccCCTTTTCCTTATTCATTTCCTTCCTCCAAACACCCCCTAAGAGAATCAGAACATCACATATTAGAGAACGAACCATATCACatcaaatcaatataaatacaatatcAACACAAGTTTAAgttcacaaattaaattttttatctgAAAATCTCGTGTTAACACTCATGTCAATGGAGTAAATTCACTTTGCAACGAATTAGTTTAACAATAATTCCTATTTGTAAACACAGTGGGTCgcaaatagtttatttatctaattttaacaataattcCTGATAAGGCTAAAGATAcgtttagttttttcttttaatacaaaTAACAAGGAACTAATGagatattaataattaaccaCAACAATATTGATCTATGGGATGATCCACAAGCTAGAAAATAGAGACTGGGGTTAGTCGTGCCTGGTACTAAATGCCAAAATGtgagtaataattaaattcgtggacaaaaaggaaaagtccGTAACAATGTTTCATAAGTGAAAAGCTTCGAATATCATCAACAAATGCTTGGACTTTGTTGTTGAAATAGTCCCAACTTTTAATCAAGTTCCAAAAAATCATccaatcaattttaatccataaaaaatgaattcataTTTCTGTGGTTGTAATAATAGCAACAACTTTGACAAACTCAAATCATTTAATATTAGAGTTTTTTCATCGAAATCgtagttttattattagaattttgaaagtttgaattgatattttctgactaattttttaaaagtatttctaagtaaccaaaaaaagaaaatagatttgAAGGTTCAGAAAGTCGAgctaaaaatttattgaataaaaagatattaatcCCTAACTATTTCTATGATTCTCAACAATCCGACCTTAGCTCAGTTGGTAGAGCGGAGGACTGTAGTCGTAAGCACAGATAAATCCTTAGGTCGCTGGTTCGAATCCGGCAGGTCGgatttttttagcttttttgATCCGTTCTATTAACCTACaatctcataattaatttagacttttaattaaattcttcaagtctttctttcctttgctTTCTCCGGCGTCGGAGTTTTGGAGTTTCGGCGGCATTGTACCAACAATTTCCTACTCTCACCAGTTCACTGCACCATCCAGCCAGTTTTCTTTATCCAAGTTCTCACTTCAGGGCGCTAATCTGATCTCCGAAAACTACTTTCTCTAATTCAGAAATGGTCGGTAGCGAACAATTCTTATTATCCTTGATCTTCGATTCGTTTGAAGTTGTCTATTTGGGTTGTGGTAATCTACCGCTTGAATAATAACGAGATCGTTGCGAATGAAGTTTATTCGTTTTACTTAGCAATGTCCGATATAGCTTACTTTCTTAGTGAAATTGTTGATGCTGATGTAATCGGACGCTTTGAAttcgattttctttttcttttgccgattttcttcttcattttgagATGGTTTGTGGGGGAAGCAAGCTTCACCTTGATGAACTCCTGATTTTGAGATGTGATTTGTTTAGATACTTAATTTTGGAATGAGAttgatcttttgtttttattttgtttctttcttctttttctacctaattttctttctgtaTGTGTAAACTCAGGCAACTACTTTACGCCTGTATTTGACGTGCATACGAAACACTCTTGAGGCCGCCATGTGCCTTCAGGTATTTGTATCGTTGTCTTGTTGctgttttttcatttcattttcgtTTGAGTGGTGATTTTTTGCagtttgatttattatttctgTAACCCTCTATTAGGTTCGGGTAAACTTTTCATCCTACGAATTATTTGCCTAACGAACTTCAGGAATGCGATGTTACTGAACGCATTGCTTGTAATTGTTTCTTGAAGACTTAAGTTAATGTAATTTCATTGTAAGTGTGAGTGAAAATACTTCTGTACGCATGTAATTTCCGTTCTGTTCAAAATGCTCTGTGAGAAGGTATATGATAATACATATACAGAGTGGGGGCTTTTGGTAATGTTACATCTCTAAATTTTCTACTTGTAATTGAAGGATAAATTGAACTaccatattgttttcttttacccGCTTACCTCTTTCCTCTAGGAGAAACTTCATAGACATCCGGAATATCCTCCAAGTCACCAGTCTGAATGTTAAGAGAGAGTAGTGAATTCTAAGTATCTTTTGGTATTTACATTGACTTGGGAGTGAATGAAACTTTTCAGCTGTACATGACCAGTTACGTTTGTGTACGGTGATTCTCCCTGCTACTACTcgaatttttttgttacactTTGGATATTTGCTTTATTTCTAATACAAAGCTCTTCTTGTTTTCACATGTATATGATGTTTGATctataaaactttttttttctccatatgATTACAGAATTTTCCTTGTCAAGAAGTTGAAAGACACAACAAGCCGGAAGTTGAACTAAAGTATGGATCTTCTAGTAATCTTAAAACCTCTTACTGTATTTATATTAGATATATCCTAAATAGATATATCCTTGCTTGCGAGTCAGTGGAAACCAGAATTGTCTAGGTAATAAGTTTATACATGAGCTCTCTTGCGAGCATTCTAGGGATCACTTATGGAGGTTTTTATCTTGGGTATATCAAATAGCATTTTGCTTATCAGTACTTGCGTAATTATAACACTGTGATTATCATTCTGGTATGATAATAGATAgtagaatgtttttttttgtattagaaATAATAGCttccatttagaaaaaaagaaagaaagaatacaaaggCATACAAAAAACCAGCCCACCAAAACACCTCATCTAAAGAAGGGGGACCGACTAAGTAAAATGTTACCAATGAAATAGTTTCAAAAAGTCTTCGAAATCGAAGCCCAAACGGAAATGTGGAATCTAATCAAGGACCAAGCCTCATTGGTCCCTTTCCTACCATGGAACACCTGGTCATTCCTCTCCCTCCAAATGTTCCAAATAAAAGCACACACCTCGAAAAGCCATATAAACCTCTTTTTCTCTGAAGAGCAAATGGAGGAGGTTCCTCAATCGTCATGCGAATGCTCTGGTGGCCGGCATAGCTAATGCCGaactttttcataaaaaactCCACAGGCCCGAGCATATCGACAATTTCGAAAAAGGTGATTAAGGTATTCCTTTGCCTTCTGACAGAGCAAGCAAcaaaggcccaacaagtgaaGTCCTCCTCTTAACAAGTCTGTCAACAATGTTACTCGGCCAAACAAAACTTGCCAAATAAAAAACCTAACATACTTTGGAACCTCAGTCCTCCAGACCACGTCGAAAATAGACTCCCTAGGAGGGGATGAATCCAACAACAAATCGAACAAAAACTTACACATATATCCTTGACTCCAAACACGAGCATCCCTCCTTCCCTTCCTAAAGCTACACCCCTCaaccaaagaaagaagagatgtGACCTCCGTTGTTTCTCAATTGGTCAAATTATGACgaaacccaaaagaaaaagacaggATTCTCAGACCCAAATAAAAGATCTGACATCTTACAGTTTTTGGAGAAGGATAAATGATAAAGAGGTGGAAATAAAGAGCAAAGGGAACTCTCCCCACCCAAAGATCCTCCCAAAAATACATATCCTTACCATCCCTCACAAAGCAACAAGTAATTCAATTGGAGGGAGCTCAAAAGAGATATCCTTCCAAGGATTGCGATGTGTGTCTTTAACCCCTTTCTCTATCCATTCAAAAGGATGGGTGCCATGCTTACTCACAATAGTAGAATGATTATCACTTGTAACCTGTAGAATGATTATCATTTGTAACCTGTAGAACGATTATCATTTGTAACTTGTAGAATGATTTTCATACGTTTGTAGCTTTACCTCTCTCTTTTCCAAATGGAAAGGTCTTTTGTAACTACTCTTGGGATTCATCCCCTTTGCTTTGTAAGTTCATaccatcaatgaaattgttttcttccaaAAGAAAGATTACTATTCTACTGTGTAGGTCATATTTGGTTGCTGCATAGTTTTTTGTCACTTGTCTTACTTAAATTGCATGTTCTGGTTAGTTGAACCCGTGCTGGTAGTTGGTTAATAGCTATCTGTCTTGTGTCTGCTCTTATACACCAATCCCCGAGTACTGTTAGTTTCTTTTGGTTACAACATAATAATTGAAAGGATTTTACTGATTTGTGTTTGctcttatttttttgttcGTTACTCTTTCCAGGACCAGCTCAGAGCTTCTTCTCAATCCTGTAAGTTCATGTCATTAATGAGCATTCCACCTAATTTAGCTGGTTTATCATTTTGTGCTTTGTTTTACTTTTGGGTGGGGGGAGGGGGGTTAGTGGAGGGTGGAGGGTATGTATGTGAAAGGCCTCCAATTATTCACGCATATATGAGGAAGGGTAGAAAGGGAATTACACCAGCGAATATTAATGAGGAATGATTGGAGAAAAGATCGTGCAGGGTAGGGCCCACTAGGGTGAAATGTAGGAAGGCCTATAAATAGATATCGATAGGTATTGGGTAGCTAGGTTAATTTTGTCTTCTTTATGGTGTAAGGCTGCTGTAGTCGAAAGGGGTCTCTATATTGTTTAAGAGAGACTAGTAtgttttctttgcttgtttTTCCTTGCTTATCTTTGTATTGTGACCTTGTAATCTCTTTTTGgcttatataaataaagatactTAGAGTGCCACCTCTGTTTAGCCATTGTTAGGGTGTTTGgtgtattattattgttggtAGCCTAacatttggtatcagagctcgAAAACTGGGGGTGGTTACGAGACTCATGGTGCAAAGACAAATCGAGGAAAGAGTTGAGGGAACTGAGAAAGAGATAATGGCCTTGAAGGAAATGCTCattgaaatgaagaaatcgaTGGAGAGAATGACTGATGAATTAACAGAAAGCCATAGttacaaaaaaagagaaaagtctAGAACTTCTGATGGTTCTGTaatgaagttaaaagaaaaaatggacgATATGGACACCACAAACGAGGCAAACTTAACCACAGTAGATCAaagtaaatacaaaaaattggaaatgcTGATGTTCATGGGAGAAAAT of the Cucumis sativus cultivar 9930 chromosome 3, Cucumber_9930_V3, whole genome shotgun sequence genome contains:
- the LOC101220982 gene encoding uncharacterized protein At4g06744 encodes the protein MASFSSLSILLLLPLSFLLLSPAESRPAAATGQPNFREALEIIIGGGGHNNPDPNPPEYPPECPPPPPPPCPSPPPEFENERLRKAFFVIRRLKSKIKSGRLDVVRTWQGNDVCQYVGFRCDPLLVEKERSISAVMFNGFRFGGPELFLEGFMDELDDIAVFHANSNFFRGPIPKKIDRQRFFYEMDLSNNKLPGGFPTNVLGASELTFLDLRYNNYCGPIPEQIFDMDIISAIYINNNQFSSNLPDNLGKTPAKYLTFAHNQFSGSIPKSIGDAKKTMEEIVFFDNQLEGCLPFEIGSLENAVLFDAGKNRLTGPIPLSFACLAKAELLYLADNQLYGPVPEEICKLPNLGNFTLRNNFFTQVGAECKKLIKKKILDVSNNCIPGLPKQRSKEECLQFAYRPKYCGNDKSFTYIPCKNNHYLHPHVSKPTDNINYVSPKKTYAALTPPS